GGGAGATTCTCGATATACTTAAGAATAGAAAGCTTATGCTGGCATTTTTATTTCAGACTATTGCGATACTGGCACTTCTTCCGGCCTTTTCAAGTCTTCTGTCTCATGGAAACATGGCCCTGCCCATGCCTTCTCTTGTAGGTTTTGTTCATCTTGCTGTTGTGGACCATACAGGAGGAGAGATTTCTGGCATTTTGAGTAGAGACGACAGGTTGAGTATAACCCTTCTTAATTCGCCTGAAGAAATAGGAGGAGGTTTTTCCGGTCTGCTGGTGGCTAAAAAGGAGGGAGGAAAATTATTCGTGACCCTGTATCTGGGTAAGAATGTAAAGGCAAGGCTACTTGAGAATATTGTGAAGGAGGATATGGGCTCTCTGAAGTCTGAAGTTATTAATAAAAAGCTTAAAGCTTTGAATATTGGCTATAAATCTCAGATTGAGATAAAACGGACGTTTTTAACAAAAACAGTGGTGCAGAAAGGGAAGAAAGAATACTCAAGTTTTTTTCTTGCATACCTTGTGCCTCTTGTGCTTCTTTTTCCGTTATTCTTCTCAGGCAGTCTTGTTATGGATTCTTTTATAGGTGAGAAAGACAGAAAAACTATTGAACCCCTTGTTTCATCCCCAATTCCAAGAAAGGATATTGTAAGAGGAAAATTTCTTGGTATATGGCTTGTTCTATTTTCTCTGGCAGGTATATGGTTTGTACTAATGAAGCTTCTCTCAATCCCGGTAGCCAGTTCTCCTGCATCGCTTTTCCTTCTTGGGGCCCTACTTGCCCTGGTTATTGCAATTGCAATCCTTCAGGCAATGCTTTCAGAGAATATAAAGGAGGCCAATATTTCAATGATGGTCTTCTATATTTTTCTTTTTATATCAATTATATTAATTCTCAGTCTTGGCTTTTTCATTCCCTCTAAAATATTTGAGTTTATTCCGGTCAGTCTTTTTGCCAAGGTGATTTCAGGAAGCAGTTTTTCGTTATATGCTTTTGTGGTGTCTTCCTTTCTCACTCTGGCTGGCGCAGCTATTGTTCTCAGAATTGATGAGAGGCTAATATACAGAGACGACATTGTTTTTGGAGGGAGAGCCAGTATATTAACTCTCGCATCCGAAGCAATGGATAGATACTTTTCATTTTTTGAGAATAGGAGGATTGGCGGCTCTATCCTCTTTATCATTCTTCTGGCTCCTGTCTCTTTTTCATTGGCAGTAATACTTGAGATTATTTCAGGCTTTATTATCTTCTTTCTTTTCGGATTTTCGTGGCTGGCTATAGTTTTTTCTATATTTCTCTTTGCCTTCTTTGAAGAAGCTCTCAAACCTCTTGCTCTCTATCCGATGAAATTGAGGGGCTGGCTTGACTACAGGAGTTCTCTTCTTGCAGGTGCTCTGGCTGGAGCTATGTTCTTTTCAGTTGAAACCCTCGCTATGGGTTACCTTCTAAAGCTTAATATTCC
This DNA window, taken from archaeon BMS3Bbin15, encodes the following:
- a CDS encoding ABC-2 family transporter protein, producing the protein MRSIVIARREILDILKNRKLMLAFLFQTIAILALLPAFSSLLSHGNMALPMPSLVGFVHLAVVDHTGGEISGILSRDDRLSITLLNSPEEIGGGFSGLLVAKKEGGKLFVTLYLGKNVKARLLENIVKEDMGSLKSEVINKKLKALNIGYKSQIEIKRTFLTKTVVQKGKKEYSSFFLAYLVPLVLLFPLFFSGSLVMDSFIGEKDRKTIEPLVSSPIPRKDIVRGKFLGIWLVLFSLAGIWFVLMKLLSIPVASSPASLFLLGALLALVIAIAILQAMLSENIKEANISMMVFYIFLFISIILILSLGFFIPSKIFEFIPVSLFAKVISGSSFSLYAFVVSSFLTLAGAAIVLRIDERLIYRDDIVFGGRASILTLASEAMDRYFSFFENRRIGGSILFIILLAPVSFSLAVILEIISGFIIFFLFGFSWLAIVFSIFLFAFFEEALKPLALYPMKLRGWLDYRSSLLAGALAGAMFFSVETLAMGYLLKLNIPESLYALIVLRVFTTLIMHFSTGGAGGVWVYSGKFRYLALAVFIHAFFNIAVLGASI